The Streptomyces sp. NBC_00597 DNA segment ACGCAACCCCGACGACGTGGCCCTGGCCACCGTCATGTGGGCCAACAACGAGATCGGCACCGTCATGCCGGTCCATGAACTCGCGGCAGTGGCCCGCGAGTTCGCGATCCCCCTGCACTCCGACGCCGTCCAGGCCTTCGGGCAGCTCGACGTCCGCTTCGGTGACAGCGGCCTCGCCGCGATGACCGTCAGCGCCCACAAGATCGGTGGCCCCTACGGCATCGGCGCGCTGCTGCTCGGCCGCGACCAGAGCCCCGTCCCCGTCCTGCACGGCGGCGGCCAGGAGCGGCACGTCCGCTCCGGGACCCTCGACGTGCCCGCCATCGCCGCCTTCGCGGTGGCCGCCGTGATCGCCGCCGAACGGCGCGAGCGGTTCGCCACCGAGATCGGCGGGCTGCGTGACGAACTGGTCGCCGCCGTCCTGCGGGAAGTACCCGACGCCGTCCTCGGCGGCGACCCCGACGACCGGCTGCCGGCCAACGCGCACTTCAGCTTCCCCGGCTGCGAGGGCGACTCGCTGCTGCTCCTGCTGGATGCCCAGGGCATCGAATGCTCCACCGGCTCGGCCTGCACCGCGGGCGTGGCCCAGCCCAGCCACGTCCTGCTGGCCACCGGCACCGACCCGCAACTGGCCCGGGGCACCCTGCGCTTCTCCCTCGGTCACACCTCCACCAAGGAGGACGTCGCGGCCGTCGCCGCCGCGATCGGCCCGGCGGTCGAACGCGCCCGCACGGCAGGCCTCAGCTAGGGCCCGGAGCCCGGGCGGCCCCCGCTGGTCAGTGGGGGGCCGCTGCGAGTTCCGAGCGGACCAGGCCCAGGTAGCGGTTCCAGTCCCAGTGCGGGCCCGGGTCGGTGTGGTCGGCGCCCGGGACCTCGGAGTGGCCCAGTATGTGCGTACGGTCCACGGGTATGCCGTACCTGCGGCAGACGTCCGCGGCCAGCCGGGCCGAGGCCGCGTACAGCGCGTCCGTGAAGTCCTGCGGCCGGTCCACGAAGCCCTCGTGCTCGATGCCCACACTGCGCTCGTTCATCGAGCGGTTGCCCGAGTGGAAGGCGACGTCCAGCTCGCGCACCATCTGCTCGATACGGCCGTCCTGGCCGACTATGTAGTGCGCCGACGCCTGGTGCCACGGGTTCTTGAACGCATCCACCGACGACGCGAAGCTGCCCTGTGTGACATGGACGACGATCCGGTCCACCCGGTAGTCGTCGGGCCGGTCCGCCAGTCGCCAGTTCGCCGGCGAGGCCGCCGTCCAGCCCACGCCAGCGTGGTCGACCTCACCTTCCTTCCGCGGCTTGCCCACTCCCGGCAGCAGCCACCAGGCGCGCCGCAGTTCGTCCTGTCCGGCGATCGCCGCCGCGGTGAAGACCGCGAGCCCCCCGAACAGCACCATCCGGCGCGTCCTGCGCGGCGCGGCTTTCGGCGCCCCCTCGGCCCTGCCGACCTTGCTCCCCATGTGATCCACCCCCCGTACCCGATAACGCGCTGTGACCCCGGCCGGTTCCCCCGTACCCTGGACGGTGCTATGACTGAGAACCTGCCGCGCACCGCCCGCCCCCTTCGCGTCCTGGCCGCCATGTCCGGCGGCGTGGACTCCGCCGTTGCCGCCGCCCGCGCGGTCGAAGCCGGGCACGACGTGACCGGCGTCCACCTCGCGCTCTCCGCGAACCCACAGTCCTTCCGGACCGGCGCCCGCGGCTGCTGCACCATCGAGGACTCCCGCGACGCCCGCCGCGCCGCCGACGTCATCGGCATCCCGTTCTACGTCTGGGACCTGGCCGAGCGCTTCCGCGAGGACGTCGTCGAGGACTTCATCTCCGAGTACGAGGCCGGGCGCACCCCGAACCCCTGCCTGCGCTGCAACGAGAAGATCAAGTTCGCGGCCCTGCTGGACAAGGCCCTCGCCCTCGGCTTCGACGCCGTCTGCACCGGCCACTACGCCACCGTCGTCCTGAACGAGGACGGCACCCGCGAGCTGCACCGCGCCTCCGACATGGCCAAGGACCAGTCGTACGTCCTCGGCGTCCTCGACGAGAAGCAGCTCGCCCACGCCCTCTTCCCGCTCGGTGACACCCTCACCACCAAGGAAGAGATCCGCGCCGAGGCCGAGGAGCGCGGTCTGGCCGTCGCGAAGAAGCCCGACAGTCACGACATCTGCTTCATCGCCGACGGCGACACCCAGGGCTTCCTCGCGAGCCGCCTGGGCAAGGCCGAGGGCGACATCGTCGACGGGGCCACCGGTGAGAAGGTCGGCACCCACGACGGCGCCTTCGGCTTCACCATCGGCCAGCGCAAGGGCCTGCGCATCGGCCACCCCGCGCCCGACGGCAAGCCGCGCTACGTCCTCGACATCTCGCCGGTGAACAACACCGTCACCGTCGGACCCGTCGAGGCCCTGGACGTCACCGCCCTCACCGCGATCCGCCCCCGCTGGTGCGGAGCCGTGGCCGCCGCCCCGGGCACCTACACCGCCCAGCTGCGCGCCCACGGCGGCGAGACCGAGGTCTTCGCCGAGGTCGTCGAGGGCGAGCTGCGGGTCTCCTTCACCGAGCCGGTCCGCGGCGTCGCCCCCGGCCAGGCGATCGTGCTCTACGACGGCACCCGCGTGGTCGGCTCCGCCACCATCGCGACCACCACCAGGGCCGCGGCCGCCGCGGTCTGACCCGGACCGGGCAAGGGTGCCCGCCGTCCCGGGTGCGGGCGGCGGGCTGTGCGGCCAGACTCGGAAGTTCAGATTCCGGGGGTGGGAGGGGGCAGGAACCTCCGGGCCGTACCGCCAAGGGGACACCACATGAGCACCAGAACCCATCGCGTCCGTCGTCTGGCCGTGGCCGCCTGCGCGGCCCCGCTGCTGTTCACCGGGGCCGCCTCCGGCGCGGCCGCCGCGGCCGTGCCCGACACCGTGCGGGACTCGAACGCCGGTGAGATCGTTTCGCTGGTCAACGCGGAGCGGGCCAAGGCCGGATGCCCCGCGCTGACCGTGAACCCGAAGCTCACCCAGGCCGCGCAGACCCACGCCGAGGACATGGCCGAGAACAACCTCAACGGACACACCGGGTCCGACGGCTCCAACGAGGGGACCCGGCTCGACCGGGTCGGCTACAACTGGAGCTCCTGGGGCGGGAACGTCTCCTCGGGCTTCCCCGACTCCAAGGCGCACGTCGACGGCTGGCTGAACAGTGCACCCCACAAGAAGGCCGTGCTGAACTGCAACTTCACCGAGACGGGCGTCGGAGTCTCGGGCGACCGCGCCGTGCAGATGTTCGCCAGGCCCATGTGACGCCGCCGCCTCGGCCCGGCCCGACGGGCGCGTCCGACGCGCCCGACAGGTCCGGCCCGGCCCTCAGGCCACCGTGAGGACGATCTTGCCGGTGGTCCGGCCCTGCTCGCCGATCTCGTGGGCCTTCGCGGCCTGCTCCAGCGGCAGCACCGTGTCGACCAGCGGCCTCAGCAGGCCCCGGTCGGCCAGCGCGGCGATCTCCTCCAGGCCCTTGAGGTCCGGTTCCACCAGGACCCAGGAGGCGTGCACGCCGTGCGGGTCGGTCGGGAGGCCGTCCGGGCCCGGCAGGGTCACCAGGTGGCCGCCCGGCTTGAGCACCTTCAGCGAGCGCTGTCCGTAGTCCCCGCCCACCGCGTCGATCACGACGTCCACGTCGGAGACGGCGTCCTCGAAGTCGGTGGTGCGGTAGTCGATCACCTCGTCGGCGCCCAGCTCGCGCAGCAGCTCGTGCTTGGCCGCGCTCGCCGTGCCGATGACGTACGCCCCACGAGCCTTGGCGATCTGCAGGGCCAGGTGGCCGACACCGCCGGCCGCCGCGTGCACCAGCACCCGCTGCCCGGCCGCGACCCCGGCCGTGTCCACCAGCGCCTGCCAGGCGGTCAGCGCCGCCAGCGGCAGGGCCGCCGCCTGCACGTGGTCCAGGGACGCCGGCTTGCGGGCGAAGTGGCGCGCCGGGGCGACCACGTACTCGGCGTAGCCGCCGGCCTGGCGCGGGAAGTTCGGCATGCCGTACACCTCGTCGCCCGCGCGGTACAGGGTCACGCCCGGACCGACCGCTTCGACGGTGCCCGACACGTCCCAGCCGACCATCGGGACCTCGCCCCAGCCGATCAGACCGCCGCTGGCCCGGGTCTTCCAGTCCACCGGGTTCACCCCCGCCGCGCGGACCCGGACGAGGATCTCGTTCAGGCCCGGCTCGGGCCGCTCCGTCTCGACCTCGGTGAGAACCTCGGGCCCACCCCACTGGCTGACGACGACCGCGCGCATGACTGTCTCCTTGGTAATGCTTGGTGATGTTCCGTACCGGTTTCCCCGGTGGTGACACCAGCTTGGCGGCCCGCAGCTCCGTCTGGTATTGGCCGTACGGCCACCATGTGACAGAATCTGGCCATGCCCGCTTTGCATCGAATCGCCGTACTCGCCCTTGAGGGCGTCGCCCCCTTCGAGCTCGGCATGCCCTCACGGGTCTTCGGCAACGCCCGCACCGAGGACGGCGGCGCCCTGTACGAGGTCACCGTCTGCACGGCCGACGGGCAGCCCGTGACCAGCGACGCGGGCTTCTCCATCGGTGTCACCGCAGGCTCCGAGGCCCTCGCCGCGGCCGACACCGTGATCGTCCCGCCCACCCACGCCATGCCCGGCCTGCTGCGCGGCGAGCCCCTGCCGCAGGCCCTCGTCGACGCCCTCGCCCACATCCGCCCCGGCACCCGCATCGTGTCGATCTGCACCGGCTCCGAGGTGCTCGCCGCCGCCGGGCTGCTCGACGGCCGGCGCGCCACCACGCACTGGGTGCACGCCCCGGAGTTCCAGCGGGCCTTCCCGCGCGTCAACCTCGACGAGGACGTGCTCTTCGTCGACGACGGCGACATCCTCACCTCGGCCGGAGTGGCCGCCGGCATCGACCTCTGCCTCTACCTGATCCGCGCCGACCACGGCACCGCCGCCGCCAACCGCGCCGCGCGGCTGTGCGTCGTACCGCCCTGGCGCGACGGCGGGCAGGCCCAGTACATCGACCGGCCCGTCCCCGAGCCGACCGTCGCCACCACCACCGCCACCCGGGCCTGGGCCTTGGAGCGGCTCGCCGAACCGGTCACGCTGGGCGAGCTGGCCGCGCACGCCAGGATGAGCCTGCGCACCTTCACCCGGCGGTTCCGCGACGAGGTCGGCATGACCCCGGTGCAGTGGCTCACCGTTCAACGCCTCGAATTGGCGCGCCAGTTGCTGGAGTCCAGTGACCTGCCGGTCGATCTGGTCGCGCACCGGTCCGGCTTCGGCTCCGCCAACTCGCTGCGCCAGCACATGCGGACCGCCCTCGGCATCTCGCCGATCGCCTACCGCAGGACCTTCCGGCCCGGCGTCCCGGCGCCGGCGCACGCATGACCCCGAAAGTAATGGCCTCCGCCGCCTCGGCTTGACAAGATCGAGTCAACCAATCGATCCCGTACGACACTTGACGCTGCGGAGGCCATGACCGTGACCGCGTACGCCATCGCCCACATACGGCCCGAGACCATGAACGAGGACGTCCTCCGCTACATCGAGGAGATCCAGTCGACGATGGACCCCTTCGAGGGCCGCTTCCTCGTCCACGGAGCGCAGGTCGAAGTCATGGAAGGGCCCTTCCCGGGAACCGTCGTGGTCCTCGGTTTCCCGGACATCGAGCGCGCCCGCGCCTGGTACTCCTCCCCGGCCTACCAGGCCCTCGTCCCGCTGCGCACCCGCCACATCCCCGGCGAGGTCATCCTGGTGGACGGCGTGCCGGCCGGCTACGACGCCACGAAGACCGCGGCCGCCCTGCGCGGCGACGCCGGTCTCTGATGGGCAACCGGGCCACCTTCGTCATCGGGTCCGCCGGGGAGTACGAGCTCCGGGGATCCTCCTACGGCGCCGTGGACCTGGACCTCGACCTGCTCGCCGGCCCGGAGGTGGTCCTGCCCTTCCTGCGCGGCCACCGGATGGAGACCTGCGGCTGGTACGACGACGACGCGTGCGAGGCGGGCGCCCTGGTCGACCCCGCCGGCCGTCTGCTCCTGGTCTTCGCCCAGGAGGGCTGGTCGGTGTCGATGCGCAGCCGCGCCGCCTGGTGTCGGCTGCTCCGGCTCGGCTGGCCCGGCTGGGACGTCCGCTGGGCGTACGACGGGCAGAGCGGCCTGCGGTCCCACCTCGGCCTGGGCCCGACCGGCGGCCGGGACGCGGTGTACCCCGGTCCGCCGCTGGAGTCCGGCGACGAGGAGCTCGCCGACCCCGACCCGGGGGTCTGCGTGGTGACGATCGGCGCCGACCGCTGCCATGTCCTCGCGCACATCGGCGACCACCCCGTCGCGGAAGGCCCGGCAGTGCTCGACCGACTCTCCGGAGCCCCCCGGCTGGACGGGTACGCCGGGCCCGCCGAGGCCGGCATCCACCTCGACCCCGCGGCCCGGCGGGTCGGCTGGTGGCTGACCGGGGCCGTGGCGCAGGCGGGCGGCATGTCCGCGCGCTGGCCCGGTTGGACAGTGGAGTTCTGGGCGGACCGCTGGAGCGAGCACGCCCGTGCGGCCCCGGCCCGCTTCGCCCCGCCGGCCGCAGACCGGACGGCCGCCCTGGACGCCGTACGGGACGAGGCGCTGCAACGCTGGGCCGAGCCGCGTGCGGACCACCGGGCGCGGCTCGCGGCCGCGCTCCCGGGGAGGTTCATCGGCGGTGGCTTCGCCCCCGCCGTCACCGAGCAGCGGGCCGCGCGGGCACGGGCGGCGATCGAGCGGGCCCATCGTGCCGCGACGGCGGACTGAGCCCACCGCCGTCACGCAACGGCGGGCCGTGCCGCCGGCGGCAGGAGGGGAGGCCCCGGCCCGCACGGGCGGATCCGCGCGGTCCGCGACCCGGCCCGCCGGGGAGGTCCGGGCCAGGCGGGCGACCCCGCCCGCGCCGGCGGTCCGGGGTCTCCGGCGGCGTCCGGGCAGTGCCCCGTCCGGTGCCCGCGACCTGCGAGCATGGGGCGCATGGCTACTCACCTGATCACCGGTGCCGGCGCAGGCATCGGCGCCGCCGTCGCCGCGCGCCTCCACGCGCGCGGCGACGACCTCGTCCTCCTCGCCCGCGACGCCGCCCGCGGCAAGCAGCTCGTCGAGCGTTACCCCGGCTCCCGCGCGCTCGTCGGGGACCTCGCCGACCCCGACCGGCTGTCCTGGGCCTTCTCCAAGCAGGCCGTCCCCGAGCGGATCGACTCGCTCCTGCACATCGCCGGGATCGTCGACCTCGGCCCCGTCGGCGAGCTGCGCCCCAAGACCTGGCACCAGCAGCTCAACGTGAACCTGATCGCCCCCGCCGAGGTCACCCGTCTGCTGTTGCCCACCCTGCGCGCCTCGAAGGCCACCGTCGTCTTCGTGAACTCCGGCGCGGGCCTCGCCGCCCACGCCGACTGGAGCGCGTACGCCGCCTCCAAGCACGGTCTCAAGGCCCTGGCCGACTCGCTGCGCGCCGAGGAGAAGCAGAACGGCATCCGGGTCACTTCCGTCTATCCGGGGCGCACCGCGACCGCCATGCAGGCCAAGGTCCACTCCCAGGAGGGCAAGGAGTACGACCCGGCCGACTGGATCGACCCCGAATCCGTGGCCACCACGATCGTGATGGCCGTCGACCTGCCGCGCGACGCCGAGGTCAACGACCTCACCGTGAGGCCGGGCCGATGACCGCCTCGGCCACCGGTGTCGGCTCCCTCCCCGGCGGCGACGCCCGCGAGGCCGCCAAGACCGCCACGGGGTCCTTCGAGCAGTTCCCGTACCTCCCCGAGCTGCCCGCCCGCGGACCCGGCGCGGACATGATCGGCCGCTCCCTCGGGCTGCTCGTCGACATGTACGCCCACGTCGAGCCCAGCGGCTGGCGGATCAGCGATCGCCCCGGCCGCGACACGCGGCGCGCCCGGTCCTGGCTCGGCGAGGACCTCGACGCCCTGGAGGAGTTCACCCAGGGGTACCAGGGGAAGCTCAAGGTCCAGGCCGTCGGACCGTGGACGCTGGCCACCGCCCTGGAACT contains these protein-coding regions:
- a CDS encoding N-acetylmuramoyl-L-alanine amidase, translating into MGSKVGRAEGAPKAAPRRTRRMVLFGGLAVFTAAAIAGQDELRRAWWLLPGVGKPRKEGEVDHAGVGWTAASPANWRLADRPDDYRVDRIVVHVTQGSFASSVDAFKNPWHQASAHYIVGQDGRIEQMVRELDVAFHSGNRSMNERSVGIEHEGFVDRPQDFTDALYAASARLAADVCRRYGIPVDRTHILGHSEVPGADHTDPGPHWDWNRYLGLVRSELAAAPH
- a CDS encoding NADP-dependent oxidoreductase; the protein is MRAVVVSQWGGPEVLTEVETERPEPGLNEILVRVRAAGVNPVDWKTRASGGLIGWGEVPMVGWDVSGTVEAVGPGVTLYRAGDEVYGMPNFPRQAGGYAEYVVAPARHFARKPASLDHVQAAALPLAALTAWQALVDTAGVAAGQRVLVHAAAGGVGHLALQIAKARGAYVIGTASAAKHELLRELGADEVIDYRTTDFEDAVSDVDVVIDAVGGDYGQRSLKVLKPGGHLVTLPGPDGLPTDPHGVHASWVLVEPDLKGLEEIAALADRGLLRPLVDTVLPLEQAAKAHEIGEQGRTTGKIVLTVA
- a CDS encoding helix-turn-helix domain-containing protein, coding for MPALHRIAVLALEGVAPFELGMPSRVFGNARTEDGGALYEVTVCTADGQPVTSDAGFSIGVTAGSEALAAADTVIVPPTHAMPGLLRGEPLPQALVDALAHIRPGTRIVSICTGSEVLAAAGLLDGRRATTHWVHAPEFQRAFPRVNLDEDVLFVDDGDILTSAGVAAGIDLCLYLIRADHGTAAANRAARLCVVPPWRDGGQAQYIDRPVPEPTVATTTATRAWALERLAEPVTLGELAAHARMSLRTFTRRFRDEVGMTPVQWLTVQRLELARQLLESSDLPVDLVAHRSGFGSANSLRQHMRTALGISPIAYRRTFRPGVPAPAHA
- a CDS encoding DUF1330 domain-containing protein, whose amino-acid sequence is MTAYAIAHIRPETMNEDVLRYIEEIQSTMDPFEGRFLVHGAQVEVMEGPFPGTVVVLGFPDIERARAWYSSPAYQALVPLRTRHIPGEVILVDGVPAGYDATKTAAALRGDAGL
- a CDS encoding SDR family oxidoreductase, with the translated sequence MATHLITGAGAGIGAAVAARLHARGDDLVLLARDAARGKQLVERYPGSRALVGDLADPDRLSWAFSKQAVPERIDSLLHIAGIVDLGPVGELRPKTWHQQLNVNLIAPAEVTRLLLPTLRASKATVVFVNSGAGLAAHADWSAYAASKHGLKALADSLRAEEKQNGIRVTSVYPGRTATAMQAKVHSQEGKEYDPADWIDPESVATTIVMAVDLPRDAEVNDLTVRPGR
- a CDS encoding cysteine desulfurase family protein — its product is MAYLDHAATTPMLPEAAAAMTAQFAATGNASSLHAAGRRARRTVEEAREALAEALGARPSEVVFTAGGTEADNLAVKGLYWARRDQDPARTRVLASPVEHHAVLDAVHWLGEHEGARVEYLPVDRHGRVHPEDLREAIARNPDDVALATVMWANNEIGTVMPVHELAAVAREFAIPLHSDAVQAFGQLDVRFGDSGLAAMTVSAHKIGGPYGIGALLLGRDQSPVPVLHGGGQERHVRSGTLDVPAIAAFAVAAVIAAERRERFATEIGGLRDELVAAVLREVPDAVLGGDPDDRLPANAHFSFPGCEGDSLLLLLDAQGIECSTGSACTAGVAQPSHVLLATGTDPQLARGTLRFSLGHTSTKEDVAAVAAAIGPAVERARTAGLS
- the mnmA gene encoding tRNA 2-thiouridine(34) synthase MnmA; this encodes MTENLPRTARPLRVLAAMSGGVDSAVAAARAVEAGHDVTGVHLALSANPQSFRTGARGCCTIEDSRDARRAADVIGIPFYVWDLAERFREDVVEDFISEYEAGRTPNPCLRCNEKIKFAALLDKALALGFDAVCTGHYATVVLNEDGTRELHRASDMAKDQSYVLGVLDEKQLAHALFPLGDTLTTKEEIRAEAEERGLAVAKKPDSHDICFIADGDTQGFLASRLGKAEGDIVDGATGEKVGTHDGAFGFTIGQRKGLRIGHPAPDGKPRYVLDISPVNNTVTVGPVEALDVTALTAIRPRWCGAVAAAPGTYTAQLRAHGGETEVFAEVVEGELRVSFTEPVRGVAPGQAIVLYDGTRVVGSATIATTTRAAAAAV
- a CDS encoding CAP domain-containing protein, whose amino-acid sequence is MSTRTHRVRRLAVAACAAPLLFTGAASGAAAAAVPDTVRDSNAGEIVSLVNAERAKAGCPALTVNPKLTQAAQTHAEDMAENNLNGHTGSDGSNEGTRLDRVGYNWSSWGGNVSSGFPDSKAHVDGWLNSAPHKKAVLNCNFTETGVGVSGDRAVQMFARPM